A genome region from Candidatus Microthrix parvicella Bio17-1 includes the following:
- a CDS encoding excalibur calcium-binding domain-containing protein produces the protein MNQPNAMRRRALRSIQMVAVVSLAMGTLVVGGQAGAQGYDSGGSSGSTSGSGTSTSGSGTSTSGSGTSGGADGSGTSTGDSDTSGETTGPTSSPNPSLTECLPATGGLTLVSGELAPGGDFVVAGDGFEANAVITLYVCSTPIVIGNSTADNSGAFQGGGTLPTDLAAGVHQVVAYGRGADGKPLAKDIGFEVGGTNAPGTTVDVTGSTSEVRDTRNCTEIKAQTGRSNIPTGDPLYRTDLDREKGGIPDGIACEDPDRTQASGAAPVYSDTGGPTVGGQSQPAVSGELGRTGTAAGTVAAVAAAVVLLGSALVLGGRRRRS, from the coding sequence ATGAACCAACCCAACGCGATGCGCCGTCGTGCGCTGAGATCGATCCAAATGGTCGCAGTGGTGTCGCTGGCCATGGGCACCCTTGTTGTGGGCGGCCAGGCGGGCGCGCAAGGTTACGACAGCGGTGGCAGTTCGGGCTCGACCAGTGGCTCGGGCACGTCGACCAGCGGCTCGGGCACGTCGACCAGTGGCTCGGGCACGTCGGGGGGCGCGGATGGATCGGGCACCAGTACCGGGGATTCCGATACCAGCGGCGAGACCACCGGGCCGACCAGTTCGCCCAACCCATCCTTGACCGAATGCCTCCCGGCCACCGGCGGGCTCACGCTCGTGTCAGGCGAACTCGCCCCAGGTGGCGACTTCGTCGTGGCCGGCGATGGGTTCGAGGCCAACGCAGTCATCACGCTGTACGTATGCTCCACGCCGATCGTTATCGGCAATTCCACTGCCGATAACAGCGGAGCCTTTCAGGGAGGCGGGACGCTCCCGACCGACCTGGCGGCCGGAGTGCACCAGGTGGTGGCCTACGGCAGAGGCGCCGATGGCAAGCCGCTTGCGAAAGACATCGGCTTTGAGGTCGGCGGCACCAACGCACCCGGTACCACGGTCGACGTCACCGGCTCTACGAGCGAGGTGCGCGACACAAGAAATTGCACCGAGATCAAAGCCCAGACAGGCAGGAGCAATATTCCTACGGGCGATCCTTTGTATCGAACGGACCTGGATCGTGAGAAGGGAGGCATTCCGGACGGAATTGCTTGCGAGGACCCGGATCGCACGCAGGCTTCAGGAGCCGCGCCCGTTTACTCCGACACCGGTGGGCCCACCGTTGGCGGTCAATCGCAGCCGGCCGTCAGCGGCGAGCTTGGGCGCACCGGCACCGCGGCG
- a CDS encoding LPXTG cell wall anchor domain-containing protein yields MLHHSKRRTNHTMARWAAAAALALGGVAFASSAGAQGYDGGGTGGTATTLVPGTGGQGSETLECLPSVGGLTLVSGSLTPGSEFVVGGDGFKPGSEIQIYVCSTPIVLGGAIADGSGGFQAGSTVPTDLGAGEHLVVASGVDPDGDPLTKDVSFKVTSSPSSNNNAPSSNNNAPSSNNPPSGNDLAPVSLPTRPTPPSTAVVVPVSAPAATVAVASPSANTPTIAGAQQVPVAGQLGNTGTSAGTIAMVAAAVVLVGSALVLGARRRRQG; encoded by the coding sequence ATTCGAAGCGCCGTACCAATCACACGATGGCCCGCTGGGCCGCAGCAGCCGCACTGGCACTGGGCGGCGTGGCCTTTGCTTCGTCCGCCGGCGCCCAGGGCTACGACGGCGGCGGCACGGGAGGAACCGCCACCACCTTGGTCCCCGGCACCGGTGGACAGGGATCGGAGACGCTTGAGTGCTTGCCGTCGGTTGGTGGTCTCACTTTGGTTTCCGGGTCGCTGACTCCCGGTAGCGAGTTCGTCGTCGGCGGTGACGGGTTTAAGCCTGGTTCCGAAATCCAGATCTACGTCTGCTCCACCCCGATTGTGCTGGGCGGAGCGATCGCCGACGGCAGCGGCGGCTTTCAGGCAGGATCCACCGTTCCCACCGATCTCGGTGCTGGTGAGCACCTGGTCGTCGCCAGCGGCGTCGACCCCGACGGTGACCCGCTGACCAAAGACGTCAGCTTCAAGGTCACTTCGTCACCGAGCAGCAACAACAATGCTCCCAGCAGCAACAACAACGCTCCCAGCAGCAACAATCCGCCGAGTGGCAACGATCTTGCCCCGGTGTCACTGCCGACGCGGCCAACTCCGCCCTCCACGGCAGTTGTGGTGCCGGTGAGTGCCCCGGCCGCCACGGTCGCGGTTGCTTCGCCCTCCGCCAACACCCCAACGATCGCAGGCGCCCAGCAGGTGCCGGTCGCAGGGCAGCTTGGTAACACTGGTACATCCGCAGGAACCATCGCGATGGTGGCTGCAGCGGTGGTGCTGGTGGGTAGCGCCTTGGTGCTGGGTGCCCGCCGACGTCGTCAGGGCTGA
- a CDS encoding sulfatase family protein: protein MRASGVVALLGLAMSLVVACGSDSGVPVITPGPPGAAARADVEAAPTTRGGGSSGASGGDSVAPTSTTKAPPLPEGVTATPKVDHPNVLMVMTDDQTVESMRVLQRINARIGGEGTTFTNSVTSYPLCCPSRATYYSGQYAHNHGVLWNALPTGGFTRFTEWETAFPAGLQEAGYHTAHVGKYLNGYGVKNPTEIPAGWDDFRALIDPSTGRYFGFSINDNGVIDTYDEDDKTKYQTDVLTDLALEEIDAGQKSGDPWFVNVSYLAPHAKFGYTLKKYRADPSIVRDDIEQANTAFDITSPTPAPRHEGKFKGEKLPEKANFGVAAPGQVVPQWRPEIEPARTADITRNYQAELESLLSVDEGVGKLLDRLDQLGVSDNTLVVFTSDNGYFHGEHREYQGKYYPWEESLAVPLLMRGPGVAKGAKVDSVVANIDLGPTFLDVAGAQQLREMDGRSLAPLMANPAEKWDRPILLEGFQPPAPFRPQYQGIRTNNYSYIEYTGGGLQGAELYDLRSDPEQLVNLVLDPEKQPLVTGMSRLVTDLRQCAGAVCDDTEVPAEATT, encoded by the coding sequence ATGCGAGCATCAGGTGTGGTGGCACTGCTGGGGCTGGCGATGAGCCTGGTTGTCGCCTGCGGAAGTGATAGCGGCGTGCCCGTCATCACTCCTGGCCCGCCGGGTGCCGCTGCACGTGCTGATGTCGAAGCGGCTCCCACGACCCGAGGTGGCGGAAGCTCGGGCGCATCTGGTGGTGATTCCGTCGCCCCGACCAGCACGACGAAGGCCCCCCCGCTGCCAGAGGGCGTCACGGCAACCCCCAAGGTTGATCACCCCAACGTCCTGATGGTGATGACCGACGACCAGACGGTCGAGTCAATGCGAGTGCTTCAGCGCATCAACGCCCGCATCGGGGGCGAGGGTACGACGTTTACCAACAGCGTCACCAGCTACCCGCTGTGTTGCCCAAGCCGGGCCACCTACTACTCAGGCCAGTACGCCCACAACCACGGGGTGCTGTGGAACGCGTTGCCCACCGGAGGATTCACTCGGTTCACCGAGTGGGAGACGGCGTTTCCGGCTGGGCTCCAAGAAGCGGGCTACCACACGGCGCACGTTGGAAAGTATCTCAACGGCTACGGCGTGAAGAACCCCACCGAGATACCGGCGGGTTGGGACGACTTCCGTGCGCTGATCGACCCGTCCACGGGTCGATACTTTGGGTTTTCGATCAACGACAACGGCGTGATCGACACCTACGACGAAGATGACAAGACCAAATATCAGACCGATGTTCTGACCGATCTCGCATTGGAGGAGATCGACGCCGGTCAGAAGTCTGGTGACCCCTGGTTTGTCAACGTCAGTTATCTGGCGCCACACGCCAAGTTTGGGTACACCCTGAAGAAGTATCGGGCGGATCCCAGTATCGTCCGGGATGACATCGAGCAGGCCAACACCGCCTTTGACATCACGTCGCCGACGCCTGCACCTCGTCACGAGGGCAAGTTCAAGGGTGAGAAACTGCCGGAAAAGGCCAATTTCGGTGTGGCGGCGCCGGGGCAGGTGGTCCCCCAGTGGCGCCCGGAGATCGAACCGGCGCGCACTGCGGACATCACCCGCAACTACCAGGCTGAACTCGAGTCGTTGCTGTCCGTTGACGAGGGCGTCGGCAAGTTGTTGGACCGTCTCGACCAGCTGGGTGTGTCCGATAATACGCTCGTGGTGTTCACCTCGGACAACGGCTACTTCCACGGTGAGCATCGTGAATACCAGGGTAAGTACTACCCATGGGAGGAGAGCCTGGCGGTGCCGTTGCTCATGCGTGGCCCGGGGGTGGCCAAGGGCGCCAAGGTTGACTCGGTGGTGGCCAATATCGACTTGGGCCCCACGTTCCTTGACGTCGCCGGTGCCCAACAGCTTCGGGAGATGGACGGTCGAAGCCTGGCACCGCTGATGGCAAATCCCGCTGAAAAATGGGACCGCCCGATCCTCCTGGAGGGCTTTCAGCCTCCGGCGCCTTTCCGCCCCCAATATCAGGGTATCCGCACCAACAATTACAGCTATATCGAGTACACCGGGGGAGGGTTGCAGGGGGCCGAACTGTACGACCTGCGTTCCGACCCCGAGCAGCTCGTCAACCTGGTGTTGGATCCGGAAAAGCAGCCGCTGGTCACCGGCATGTCACGGTTGGTCACCGACTTACGCCAATGCGCCGGCGCGGTGTGCGACGATACGGAAGTGCCGGCCGAGGCCACGACGTAG